In Vicinamibacteria bacterium, the following proteins share a genomic window:
- the fmt gene encoding methionyl-tRNA formyltransferase yields MRIVFLGSGSFAIPALEALITAGHEVATLVTQPDREKGRGRALAPPPLKPVALARGIPVLQPPRVRDPQALEALRALSPELQVVVAYGQILPRSVIEIPPRGTVNVHGSLLPRYRGAAPIAWAIASGETETGVTTMLIDEGLDTGPILLARSTPIGPEETAAELEPRLARLGAELLLETVRGLGDGRLQPQPQDQALAGYAPLLKKEDGRIDWTAPSDVVARRVRGFNPWPGTYTLWQGRVLKVLRARPAPGGPGEPGTVVRVDREGLVVACGHGTRLDLLEVQLEGRRPVVASAFSSGARLHPGARFG; encoded by the coding sequence ATGCGGATCGTCTTTCTGGGCAGCGGATCTTTTGCGATCCCCGCTCTCGAGGCCTTGATCACGGCCGGGCACGAGGTGGCCACCCTCGTAACTCAGCCCGACCGGGAGAAGGGGCGGGGCCGGGCCTTGGCCCCGCCCCCCCTCAAGCCGGTGGCCCTGGCCCGCGGCATCCCCGTCCTGCAGCCCCCGCGGGTTCGGGATCCCCAGGCCCTCGAGGCCTTGCGCGCGCTCTCCCCCGAGCTGCAGGTGGTGGTCGCTTACGGCCAGATCCTCCCCCGGAGCGTGATCGAGATCCCCCCCCGGGGGACGGTCAACGTCCACGGCTCCCTCCTCCCCCGCTATCGGGGGGCGGCCCCCATCGCCTGGGCGATCGCCTCGGGAGAGACGGAAACCGGCGTCACGACCATGCTGATCGACGAGGGTCTCGATACCGGCCCCATTCTCCTTGCCCGCTCCACACCGATCGGGCCGGAGGAAACGGCCGCCGAGCTGGAGCCCCGCCTGGCCCGCCTGGGCGCGGAGCTCCTGCTGGAGACGGTGCGGGGTCTCGGGGACGGCCGTCTCCAGCCGCAGCCGCAGGATCAGGCTCTTGCCGGCTACGCCCCTCTTCTTAAGAAAGAGGATGGGCGCATCGACTGGACCGCTCCCTCCGACGTCGTGGCCCGGCGGGTCCGCGGCTTCAACCCCTGGCCGGGTACCTATACTCTTTGGCAGGGCCGCGTCCTGAAGGTATTGCGGGCCCGCCCGGCCCCCGGCGGACCCGGCGAGCCGGGAACGGTGGTGAGGGTGGACCGCGAGGGCCTGGTCGTGGCCTGTGGGCACGGCACCCGCCTCGACCTCCTCGAGGTCCAGCTCGAAGGGCGCCGCCCGGTCGTTGCCTCGGCCTTCAGCTCGGGAGCGCGGCTCCACCCGGGGGCGCGCTTCGGTTAG
- the def gene encoding peptide deformylase, which translates to MAIRPIVKFGHPVLHAPAAPVPEVDGSVVTLVNDMVETMYAAPGIGLAAPQIGVPLRVIVIDLSVGEDKKQLIRLINPEVVERVGEQRHEEGCLSVPGYAGSPVRPARVTVKGLDLQGNDSVFTATELLARAFCHEIDHIDGLLFVDRLSPLKRDLLQRKLRKRAKNDDWDD; encoded by the coding sequence ATGGCCATTCGGCCCATCGTGAAATTCGGTCACCCCGTCCTGCACGCCCCCGCCGCCCCCGTCCCCGAGGTCGACGGGAGCGTCGTGACCCTGGTCAACGACATGGTCGAGACCATGTACGCGGCTCCCGGCATTGGCCTGGCCGCACCCCAGATTGGCGTCCCCCTCCGCGTGATTGTCATCGATCTCTCCGTGGGCGAGGACAAGAAGCAGCTCATCCGTCTCATCAACCCTGAGGTCGTGGAGAGGGTGGGCGAGCAGCGACATGAGGAGGGTTGCCTCAGCGTTCCCGGCTACGCGGGATCCCCCGTGCGGCCCGCGCGGGTCACGGTCAAGGGGCTGGATCTGCAGGGGAATGACAGCGTCTTTACCGCTACCGAGCTGCTCGCCCGGGCCTTCTGCCACGAGATCGACCATATCGACGGCCTCCTCTTTGTGGACCGCCTCTCCCCCCTGAAGCGCGACCTCCTCCAACGAAAGCTCCGGAAGAGGGCGAAGAACGACGACTGGGACGACTGA